From the genome of Kaistella daneshvariae, one region includes:
- a CDS encoding AI-2E family transporter — protein sequence MSNKKHQISETTIKQIFLLLVIVVLALLIAYNLSLFIPSLLGAITLYVITRKYNLYLQEEKNWKPWAASMLIIVATLVILILPVYFIIDLLIAKLGNATAYMEKFNIFIDKIHDFIYSKTHIDVLSEDNLTKLKDNVGKYSTSALSGTFNTLTVVTSMYFIFYFLLEKPRLFERLMRSSAPLKKSNVNLLGEKIQKMVMANAIGIPVVAIGQGIIAIIGYFIFGAPSPFLLFALTCVGAMLPIVGAAIVYVPVCIFMVAEGNVGPGIGLAIYCIIVVGLTDNLLRFTLLKKLENIHPLNTVFGIILGLNVFGFMGLIFGPILISITVLLIQVYRDEFADDDNELIMPEPKEIEEKIDLSI from the coding sequence ATGTCAAATAAAAAACACCAAATATCTGAAACTACAATAAAGCAGATTTTTTTATTGCTGGTCATCGTAGTTTTGGCGCTTCTTATCGCGTACAATCTGTCCCTGTTCATTCCGTCTTTGCTGGGCGCAATCACCCTGTATGTGATTACGCGGAAATACAATCTTTACCTGCAGGAAGAAAAAAACTGGAAACCCTGGGCCGCATCAATGCTGATTATTGTGGCCACTTTGGTGATTTTAATACTGCCGGTATATTTCATTATTGATTTGCTTATTGCCAAACTCGGAAATGCCACGGCCTACATGGAAAAATTCAATATTTTTATTGATAAAATCCACGATTTTATTTACAGCAAAACGCATATCGATGTTTTAAGCGAAGATAATCTCACCAAGCTGAAAGATAATGTCGGAAAATATTCTACCTCAGCCTTGAGCGGAACTTTCAATACGCTTACTGTGGTGACTTCCATGTATTTTATTTTCTATTTTCTGCTGGAAAAACCCCGACTTTTTGAAAGACTGATGCGAAGTTCGGCACCTTTGAAAAAATCCAATGTCAACCTTTTGGGTGAAAAAATTCAGAAAATGGTGATGGCGAACGCAATCGGAATTCCAGTTGTCGCTATCGGTCAGGGAATTATCGCTATTATTGGTTATTTTATTTTCGGTGCTCCCAGTCCGTTTTTGCTTTTTGCACTAACCTGCGTGGGTGCGATGTTGCCGATTGTGGGGGCAGCAATTGTATACGTTCCCGTATGTATCTTTATGGTTGCCGAAGGCAATGTCGGTCCCGGCATCGGTTTGGCAATCTATTGCATCATTGTTGTTGGACTAACCGACAATTTACTGCGCTTTACTTTACTGAAGAAACTGGAAAATATTCACCCTTTAAATACCGTTTTTGGAATCATTTTAGGCTTGAATGTTTTCGGATTTATGGGTTTGATTTTCGGACCGATTCTTATTTCGATTACCGTGCTTTTAATTCAGGTGTACCGCGATGAATTTGCTGATGATGACAATGAGCTCATCATGCCGGAACCGAAAGAAATAGAAGAAAAAATTGACCTCAGCATTTAA
- a CDS encoding aminodeoxychorismate synthase component I: protein MLENNHPNFLVMDELSLSKVPFFFMIDFLVEKVEIFTEDQLVENGLSIDFQNVKTEKYGQTAAKKFNLKIFPEAAEIYQKGFDLVQQNLRLGNSYLTNFTCKTEIEIDLSLKQIFELSVAKYKVLYKDQFVCFSPETFVEIKENRISTHPMKGTIDASTENAVEVLKNNPKEKAEHYTVVDLLRNDLSCVADEVKVDEFQRIDLIKTAQKNLYAMSSEISGKLKPNFRGKIGSIFREILPAGSILGAPKHKTLEIILKAENYNRGFYTGVCGYFDGENVDSCVMIRFIEKEGGKLYFKSGGGITHLSNFADEYQEMINKIYVPIH from the coding sequence ATGCTGGAAAATAACCATCCGAACTTTTTGGTGATGGACGAGCTTTCACTCTCGAAGGTTCCTTTCTTTTTTATGATTGATTTTTTGGTAGAAAAAGTGGAAATTTTCACCGAAGACCAACTTGTTGAAAATGGTTTATCAATTGATTTTCAAAACGTTAAAACGGAAAAATATGGCCAAACAGCAGCTAAAAAATTTAACCTGAAAATTTTCCCGGAAGCTGCGGAAATTTATCAAAAAGGTTTTGATTTGGTTCAGCAAAATTTGCGTCTCGGCAATTCTTACCTTACCAATTTTACCTGCAAAACCGAAATCGAAATCGACTTGAGTTTAAAGCAGATTTTCGAGCTTTCGGTAGCAAAATACAAGGTATTATATAAAGACCAATTCGTTTGTTTTTCGCCCGAAACCTTTGTGGAAATTAAAGAAAACCGCATTTCCACGCACCCCATGAAAGGCACCATCGATGCTTCGACCGAAAATGCTGTTGAGGTTTTGAAAAACAATCCGAAAGAAAAAGCGGAACATTACACAGTGGTGGATTTGCTTCGGAACGATTTAAGCTGCGTCGCCGATGAAGTTAAAGTTGATGAATTCCAAAGAATTGATTTAATTAAGACCGCGCAGAAAAATTTGTACGCCATGAGTTCGGAGATTTCCGGAAAGCTAAAACCGAATTTTCGGGGCAAAATAGGCAGTATTTTTCGTGAGATTTTGCCAGCAGGCTCCATCTTAGGTGCTCCCAAACACAAAACTTTGGAAATAATTTTAAAAGCTGAAAATTACAATCGCGGCTTCTACACCGGCGTTTGCGGCTATTTCGATGGTGAAAACGTGGATTCCTGCGTCATGATTCGCTTCATTGAAAAAGAAGGTGGAAAACTTTATTTTAAAAGCGGTGGCGGAATCACACATTTGAGTAATTTTGCCGACGAATATCAAGAAATGATCAATAAAATTTATGTCCCAATTCATTGA
- a CDS encoding BlaI/MecI/CopY family transcriptional regulator encodes MKTKLTEAEKEIMEILWERKTAFMKDILESFEEPKPASTTIATLLKRMQNKNLVGYKTFGNSREYFPKVAKEVYFNHEMTSMIDRFFNSSVSQFASFFTSNTKLSQRELKELRDIIDNQIKD; translated from the coding sequence ATGAAAACGAAATTAACTGAAGCGGAAAAAGAAATCATGGAAATTTTATGGGAGCGTAAAACCGCTTTTATGAAAGACATCCTGGAATCGTTCGAGGAACCTAAACCTGCTTCAACCACGATTGCAACTTTGTTAAAGCGAATGCAGAACAAAAATCTCGTCGGCTATAAAACTTTTGGAAATTCACGCGAATATTTTCCTAAGGTCGCCAAAGAAGTGTATTTTAATCACGAAATGACTTCCATGATCGACCGCTTTTTCAACAGCTCGGTTTCGCAGTTCGCTTCATTTTTTACTTCAAATACGAAGTTGTCGCAGCGTGAACTCAAAGAACTTCGCGATATTATTGATAATCAAATAAAGGATTAG
- a CDS encoding M56 family metallopeptidase — MVLLVFKIILCSSLLIGFYFLFLEKERTLRFNRFFLLTAIIFSYSIPFISIPEIFPAKTGKILVFGETSQTVVSASSKLSETSSINYLFLFYAAISVFFLLKFIYSFIKIKRIKGEKLLYKNQKVLLSDKIEVPFSFLNTVFLPVKQPKNSDIEEQIFLHEKCHVDQKHSFDLLFLEFLKIISWFNPALFFYKKAMIANHEFLADEFVLQHHFDVKDYQKLILREIGSSEKFALSHQFNFNNTKKRFIMMTTKNSRAAGLKKLAFLPVLAILALFFTKKINAQTTANKVPEQKVSPEIKDIPIPEVKSIVPDVKVFEAKTPKIEEVPHVEMDTIRKKVSAQEDAPVPPPPPPPTDAVKTLPEFPGGANALRQIIAQTFDTSVIQNIQGVVKTTALISIDEKGKVTGIVAEGDNFAFNKETERATKFATDGKLFKPATEDGVPVKTVMKMPITMKFENFK; from the coding sequence ATGGTCTTACTCGTATTCAAAATCATTCTGTGTTCGTCTTTATTGATCGGATTTTACTTTCTTTTTTTGGAAAAAGAACGCACGTTACGGTTCAACAGATTTTTTCTTCTGACCGCGATTATTTTTTCTTATTCAATTCCGTTCATCAGCATTCCGGAAATTTTTCCGGCCAAAACAGGCAAAATTTTAGTTTTTGGCGAAACTTCACAAACTGTAGTTTCCGCTTCTTCAAAATTATCAGAGACAAGTTCTATTAATTATTTGTTCCTATTTTATGCCGCTATATCGGTTTTCTTTTTATTGAAATTCATTTACTCATTCATAAAAATTAAAAGAATTAAAGGCGAAAAGCTTTTGTATAAAAATCAAAAAGTTCTGCTTTCAGACAAAATTGAAGTTCCGTTCAGTTTTTTAAATACAGTTTTTTTGCCCGTAAAGCAGCCAAAAAATTCAGATATCGAGGAACAGATTTTCCTACACGAAAAATGTCACGTCGACCAGAAACACAGCTTCGATTTGCTTTTCCTGGAATTTTTAAAGATTATCTCCTGGTTTAATCCGGCACTTTTTTTCTACAAGAAAGCCATGATTGCGAATCATGAATTTTTGGCGGATGAATTTGTGCTGCAACATCATTTCGATGTCAAAGATTACCAGAAATTAATTTTACGTGAAATCGGAAGTTCGGAAAAGTTTGCGCTTTCACATCAATTCAATTTTAACAACACCAAAAAACGATTTATTATGATGACTACAAAAAATTCCCGCGCCGCGGGCCTGAAAAAACTGGCATTTCTGCCTGTCTTAGCCATTTTAGCGTTATTTTTCACCAAGAAAATAAATGCCCAAACGACGGCAAATAAAGTTCCGGAGCAAAAAGTTTCTCCTGAGATTAAAGATATACCAATTCCGGAGGTGAAAAGTATCGTTCCTGATGTGAAAGTTTTCGAGGCAAAAACTCCGAAAATTGAAGAAGTTCCGCATGTAGAAATGGATACGATCCGTAAAAAAGTATCAGCGCAAGAGGACGCGCCGGTTCCGCCACCACCGCCGCCACCGACTGACGCTGTAAAAACACTTCCGGAATTTCCGGGCGGTGCAAATGCGTTGCGGCAAATCATTGCGCAAACTTTTGATACTTCCGTAATTCAGAACATTCAGGGCGTGGTGAAAACTACAGCTTTAATAAGCATTGATGAGAAAGGAAAAGTGACCGGAATTGTAGCGGAAGGTGACAATTTTGCTTTTAATAAAGAAACAGAACGCGCCACCAAATTTGCTACCGATGGAAAATTATTTAAACCTGCGACAGAGGACGGTGTGCCGGTTAAAACCGTAATGAAAATGCCGATTACCATGAAGTTTGAAAATTTTAAATAA
- a CDS encoding GLPGLI family protein — protein sequence MVLRILFVILPLISITTFAQNLAKLEVKYQLIFMSDSTNRNNVVHADLTLLCNEDKSIYFSRNTKVYYDYLYKKVGEMVGGKINLGLLPAYPKVRGNVYRNGNKVIATLPVGKYLYAFEEPELKWELLAETRNIDGLICNSAKTITDTGEVFFVWYATQYPFQEGPFRFKHLPGLIVKVENKNKTIVINAVEISKSTEIIEPITFGEVIKLNSKEKFLKARAAYYENPTAGEFGDDIIIMDDKGTDFSKMMKRSLNSQNVFLD from the coding sequence ATGGTCCTGCGAATTCTTTTTGTAATACTTCCGCTGATATCTATAACAACTTTCGCTCAGAATCTGGCTAAACTTGAAGTTAAGTATCAGTTGATATTTATGTCTGATAGCACAAACAGAAATAATGTTGTGCATGCAGACCTAACTTTGCTTTGCAACGAAGACAAATCAATTTATTTTAGCCGTAATACCAAAGTTTATTATGACTATTTGTATAAAAAAGTTGGTGAGATGGTTGGAGGGAAAATAAATTTAGGGCTACTTCCTGCTTATCCGAAAGTTAGAGGGAATGTATATAGAAATGGTAATAAGGTAATTGCTACACTTCCTGTCGGGAAATACCTATATGCATTTGAAGAACCTGAGCTGAAATGGGAGTTACTAGCTGAAACGAGAAATATAGATGGGTTGATATGTAATTCTGCTAAAACGATTACGGACACAGGAGAAGTTTTTTTTGTCTGGTATGCCACACAATACCCTTTTCAGGAAGGACCTTTTAGGTTTAAACACTTGCCCGGTCTTATTGTTAAAGTTGAAAATAAAAACAAAACCATCGTAATAAATGCTGTTGAAATCAGCAAAAGTACAGAAATAATAGAGCCGATAACTTTTGGTGAAGTTATAAAGTTGAACTCAAAAGAAAAATTTTTGAAAGCCAGAGCAGCATATTATGAAAACCCAACCGCTGGTGAATTTGGTGATGATATAATTATCATGGATGACAAGGGAACTGATTTTTCGAAAATGATGAAACGTTCCCTTAATTCACAAAACGTGTTTTTAGATTAA
- a CDS encoding aminotransferase class IV produces MSQFIESIKVVDRKIFLLEMHQQRVNGTFSHFGHKNPIDLAQIFKNLHHEEEGLYKFKVTYDLEGKFRTQMIPYAISEKTDFELVENNVYDYAFKFEDRTELERMKQRSRAAEIIVVKNNHITDTSYSNLIFKKGKDWFTPKSFLLNGVQRQHLLKTKKIKEAEITLQNIHDFSHFQLINAMNNLDDQLIYPLAKIKNLPQKATNNS; encoded by the coding sequence ATGTCCCAATTCATTGAAAGCATTAAAGTAGTCGATCGGAAAATTTTCTTGCTGGAAATGCATCAACAGCGCGTGAATGGAACTTTTTCGCATTTTGGACATAAAAATCCAATCGATTTGGCCCAGATTTTTAAAAACCTTCACCATGAGGAAGAAGGTTTGTACAAATTTAAAGTCACCTATGATTTAGAGGGAAAATTCCGTACGCAAATGATTCCGTACGCCATTTCTGAAAAAACGGACTTTGAACTGGTAGAAAATAATGTGTACGATTACGCTTTTAAATTTGAAGACCGCACGGAGCTGGAACGCATGAAACAAAGATCCCGTGCTGCGGAAATCATCGTTGTGAAAAACAACCACATCACCGACACGTCGTATTCGAACCTGATTTTCAAAAAAGGCAAAGATTGGTTCACACCGAAAAGTTTTTTGCTGAACGGCGTTCAAAGACAGCATTTGCTGAAAACTAAAAAGATAAAAGAAGCTGAAATTACGCTTCAAAATATTCACGATTTCAGCCATTTTCAGTTGATTAACGCCATGAATAATCTGGATGATCAACTGATTTACCCGCTTGCTAAAATTAAAAATTTGCCGCAAAAAGCAACCAATAATTCCTGA
- a CDS encoding beta-carotene 15,15'-monooxygenase, with protein sequence METFQDFKQSNGPERSAGSIIAHAFDIYKGIFLYAIGALLLMFLISFLIQPISGFRSEELLEEIQNSPETVSENMWSIPGIRTYYGLSGLISLLLAPIYVGIIYIANKYNLNERLDFSDIFIGYKQNFLNIVLYSLVSSIILAISFAMCFVPGLFVLPFLMLGYPILLFENATFSDALKKSFNLAKENYGVFLGTALLGFLVSICGVFLCGIGIIFTMPIFLVVMYSLYVAYCGRPRPIITKD encoded by the coding sequence ATGGAAACTTTTCAGGATTTTAAACAATCAAACGGACCGGAGCGATCGGCAGGTTCAATAATCGCGCATGCCTTCGATATTTATAAAGGGATTTTTCTTTATGCCATCGGTGCTTTATTACTCATGTTTTTAATTTCTTTTTTAATTCAGCCCATTTCCGGTTTCCGGTCGGAGGAATTATTAGAAGAAATTCAAAATTCCCCAGAAACTGTGTCTGAAAACATGTGGTCAATTCCGGGGATACGCACATATTACGGTTTATCCGGCTTGATAAGTTTGCTCCTGGCGCCCATTTATGTGGGGATCATTTACATCGCAAATAAGTACAACCTGAACGAAAGACTTGATTTTTCTGATATTTTCATCGGTTACAAACAAAATTTCCTAAACATCGTTTTATACTCGTTAGTATCAAGCATTATACTGGCAATTTCCTTTGCGATGTGCTTCGTGCCGGGACTTTTTGTTCTTCCGTTTTTAATGTTGGGTTACCCCATTCTTTTGTTTGAAAATGCTACCTTTTCAGATGCGCTGAAAAAATCATTTAATCTGGCCAAAGAAAATTACGGCGTATTTTTGGGAACTGCACTTTTAGGTTTTCTGGTAAGTATCTGTGGCGTTTTTCTTTGCGGAATTGGAATTATTTTCACCATGCCTATTTTCCTGGTGGTAATGTATTCACTCTACGTTGCTTATTGCGGCAGACCGCGCCCGATTATCACGAAAGATTAA
- a CDS encoding GLPGLI family protein, translated as MKSFLFVFVLFLFGSFSAQNKIFLYELKFKPNPAKDSITTENFILDVKDGTSMFRTVKDRKSDSLYHVTRRPSFMTTSFKDFKSIYKNHATGEYRKYINNFTKLFSINVTENLRWQISNETKDIFDMKSQKATTNYGGRSWIAWFTSDIALQDGPYIFHGLPGLITEIYDTENNFHFTLTEIKNSEGQLYEKEKALPISWKQYEKLALDYFSDPTREINPKNAGSAFTVSRWVDEKGNEITPNFKEMNEMEQLSIRNNNNPIELNHKINYK; from the coding sequence ATGAAATCTTTCCTTTTTGTATTTGTGCTTTTTCTCTTCGGATCCTTTTCCGCTCAAAATAAAATTTTTTTGTACGAGCTAAAATTTAAACCCAATCCTGCAAAAGATAGTATTACAACGGAGAATTTCATTTTAGACGTTAAGGATGGTACATCAATGTTTAGAACGGTTAAAGACCGTAAATCAGATTCGCTTTATCATGTTACAAGAAGGCCAAGTTTTATGACGACATCTTTTAAAGATTTTAAAAGTATTTATAAAAATCATGCAACCGGGGAATACAGAAAATATATCAACAATTTCACGAAACTTTTCAGTATTAATGTGACTGAGAATTTGCGGTGGCAAATTTCGAATGAAACAAAAGACATATTTGATATGAAATCTCAAAAAGCTACAACAAACTACGGGGGAAGATCGTGGATTGCTTGGTTTACGAGCGACATTGCTTTACAGGATGGACCTTATATTTTTCATGGTTTACCCGGACTGATCACTGAAATTTATGATACAGAAAACAATTTTCATTTCACCTTGACTGAAATTAAAAATTCGGAAGGACAATTGTATGAGAAAGAAAAAGCGCTGCCCATATCCTGGAAGCAGTACGAGAAATTAGCACTTGACTATTTTTCCGATCCCACTAGAGAGATTAACCCTAAAAATGCGGGAAGCGCTTTCACTGTTTCAAGGTGGGTTGACGAGAAAGGAAATGAAATCACTCCAAATTTTAAGGAGATGAATGAAATGGAACAATTATCCATCCGTAACAATAACAATCCAATCGAATTAAATCACAAAATCAACTATAAATGA
- a CDS encoding DUF3820 family protein, whose protein sequence is MRPEILKEICETEMPFGKYKGVFLVDLPINYLEWFQRQGMPKGKLGMQLSTIYEIKLNGLMDLLTPLRSKNPVRKTARKTIRF, encoded by the coding sequence CTGCGTCCGGAAATTTTAAAGGAAATCTGCGAAACCGAAATGCCTTTCGGCAAATACAAAGGCGTTTTTTTGGTCGATTTACCCATTAATTATTTGGAATGGTTTCAGCGCCAGGGAATGCCAAAAGGAAAACTGGGCATGCAACTTTCCACCATTTATGAAATTAAACTGAATGGTTTAATGGATTTGCTCACACCACTTCGTAGCAAAAATCCTGTGCGGAAAACCGCCCGAAAAACCATTAGATTTTAA
- the uvrB gene encoding excinuclease ABC subunit UvrB has translation MQFKLQSEFEPTGDQPTAIKKLTEGLEIGEKYQTLLGVTGSGKTFTIANVIQNVQKPTLVLAHNKTLAAQLFMEFKEFFPENAVEYFVSYYDYYQPEAFIASTNTYIEKDLSINEEVEKLRLSATASLLSGRRDVLIVASVSCIYGIGNPKEFHKSLISIEKHQKITRTNLLHCLVNALYSRTLNEFQRGTFRVVGDVVDVFPAYADNGIRIQFFGDEIETIQSFDPTSGNVMANFDQIQIYPANLFVTSKDTQVNAIREIQDDMVKQVDFFNEIEKPYEAKRLQERTELDLEMMKELGYCSGIENYSRYFDGRLPGSRPFCLLDYFPKDYLMVIDESHVTVPQVHAMYGGDRSRKEVLVEHGFRLPAAMDNRPLKFEEFEGIQNQVIYVSATPADYELEKTGGEYIEQLIRPTGLLDPIIEIRPSLNQIDDLMEEIQKRAEVDERTLVTTLTKKMAEELTKYFTKFGIRTRYIHSDVETLDRIQIMQDLRVGLFDVLVGVNLLREGLDLPEVSLVAILDADKEGMLRSRRSMIQTVGRAARNLNGRAIMYADKMTKSMQATIDETNYRRQKQMEYNEKHGLVPTSLNKKISEVLVGRSKDFPDPKYTQKEILLKVAEQKANIGSADIEKLVAEKQKAMETAARNLDFIKAAKLRDEINALKTEG, from the coding sequence ATGCAATTTAAACTTCAATCAGAATTTGAACCTACCGGCGACCAGCCGACTGCGATAAAAAAATTAACGGAAGGCCTGGAAATCGGCGAAAAATATCAAACTTTGCTCGGCGTTACAGGTTCGGGGAAAACTTTTACCATTGCGAATGTAATCCAAAATGTGCAGAAACCAACCTTGGTTTTGGCACACAACAAAACGTTGGCAGCGCAGCTTTTTATGGAATTCAAGGAGTTTTTCCCGGAAAATGCCGTAGAATATTTTGTGTCTTATTACGACTACTATCAGCCCGAAGCGTTCATCGCGTCGACCAATACGTATATCGAGAAAGATTTATCCATCAACGAAGAAGTTGAGAAACTGCGACTTTCTGCAACGGCAAGTTTGCTTTCCGGTCGGCGGGATGTCCTGATCGTGGCTTCGGTGTCCTGTATTTACGGTATCGGAAACCCAAAGGAGTTTCATAAATCACTGATTTCCATTGAAAAGCACCAGAAAATTACCCGAACCAACTTGCTGCATTGTCTAGTTAATGCTTTGTATTCCAGAACATTAAATGAATTTCAACGCGGGACGTTCCGTGTGGTAGGTGATGTGGTAGATGTATTTCCGGCATACGCGGACAACGGCATCAGAATCCAGTTTTTTGGTGATGAAATTGAAACTATTCAAAGTTTTGATCCAACATCCGGAAACGTGATGGCCAATTTTGACCAAATCCAGATTTATCCGGCGAATCTTTTCGTTACTTCAAAAGATACGCAGGTAAACGCCATCCGAGAAATTCAGGACGATATGGTAAAACAGGTTGATTTCTTTAATGAAATTGAAAAACCTTATGAAGCAAAACGTCTGCAGGAACGTACCGAGCTTGATTTGGAAATGATGAAGGAGCTCGGGTATTGTAGCGGAATTGAAAATTATTCCCGCTATTTTGACGGCAGATTGCCCGGTTCACGACCTTTCTGTTTGCTTGATTACTTTCCGAAGGATTATTTGATGGTCATTGATGAAAGTCACGTGACCGTGCCGCAGGTCCACGCCATGTATGGTGGCGACCGCAGCCGGAAAGAAGTTTTGGTGGAACACGGTTTCCGACTTCCAGCCGCGATGGATAACCGTCCATTGAAGTTCGAGGAATTTGAAGGGATTCAAAATCAGGTGATTTATGTTTCAGCAACTCCGGCAGATTATGAACTGGAAAAAACTGGTGGTGAGTACATCGAACAGCTGATTCGTCCGACCGGATTGCTGGATCCGATTATTGAAATTCGACCTTCCTTAAATCAAATCGATGATTTGATGGAGGAAATCCAGAAACGTGCAGAAGTTGATGAAAGAACGCTGGTGACGACATTAACCAAAAAAATGGCGGAAGAGCTGACAAAATATTTCACCAAGTTTGGTATTCGCACGCGGTATATTCACTCTGATGTTGAAACGCTGGACCGTATCCAAATCATGCAGGATTTGCGTGTTGGTTTATTTGATGTTCTGGTGGGTGTAAATCTTTTGAGGGAAGGTCTGGATTTACCGGAAGTTTCGCTCGTCGCGATTTTGGATGCTGACAAAGAAGGAATGTTGCGTTCCCGTCGTTCGATGATTCAAACTGTGGGTAGAGCGGCGCGAAATCTAAACGGCCGCGCGATTATGTACGCGGATAAAATGACGAAATCCATGCAGGCAACCATCGATGAAACCAATTACCGCCGCCAAAAACAAATGGAATACAACGAAAAACACGGTCTGGTTCCAACTTCGCTGAACAAAAAAATATCCGAAGTATTGGTGGGCCGCAGCAAAGATTTTCCGGATCCAAAATACACTCAAAAAGAGATTTTGCTGAAAGTTGCGGAGCAAAAAGCCAATATCGGCAGCGCGGATATCGAAAAATTGGTAGCCGAAAAACAAAAAGCAATGGAAACTGCGGCGCGAAATCTGGATTTCATTAAAGCTGCAAAACTGCGGGATGAGATTAATGCGCTGAAGACTGAAGGCTGA
- the menD gene encoding 2-succinyl-5-enolpyruvyl-6-hydroxy-3-cyclohexene-1-carboxylic-acid synthase — translation MKQFSAKRSIQILGYLLKEYGIFDVVISPGSRNAPLAINFSEMDELNCYSIVDERSAGFVALGMAQSLKKPVAVTCTSGSAAANYYPAVTEAFFQNTPILILTADRPTDYVDLFDGQTIRQKDLYHQHSYGDFQLLEDGKENADDENFSIIKKAIETCFERQGPVHINIPLAEPLYELVSELPEFPPVEKTIRKPQFEFTPNFAADWNTSKRIMILVGTRDHSEELDMQLSQLVKNHSVVVLKEANSNLRQEKFFGHIDRYIFNFSDEDFKTYAPDLLITIGQNVVSKKVKQFLRNTKPAHHWHIDEFWHPDTYFSLSEKIKTTPEKFLAKMLNFIKLEPSAYYNLWDVLRDKKDAKHDECCRATPFSDFKFFEILAAKLPKNINLHISNSSAIRYAQLFDFPNNNIYCNRGTSGIDGSTSTAMGYAMKSPEQTLLVTGEISFFYDINGLWNNYIPPYTRIIIFNNGGGDIFKIIPGPSSTKALDEFIMTTHHKNAEHLAKHFGFGYTKVDDEDTLIRVLDNYFKPDEKPKILEVDTSEIENAEILKNYFKFLK, via the coding sequence ATGAAGCAATTCTCTGCCAAACGCAGCATTCAGATTTTAGGATATCTTTTAAAAGAATACGGCATTTTTGATGTTGTGATTTCTCCCGGATCCCGAAACGCGCCGCTGGCAATTAATTTCTCGGAAATGGATGAACTGAATTGCTACAGCATTGTGGATGAGAGAAGTGCAGGTTTCGTGGCGCTCGGCATGGCACAAAGTCTGAAAAAACCTGTTGCGGTAACGTGTACGAGCGGTTCTGCGGCAGCAAATTATTATCCGGCGGTTACGGAAGCTTTTTTCCAAAATACTCCGATTTTAATTTTAACTGCGGACCGACCAACTGACTACGTGGATTTATTCGACGGGCAAACCATCCGCCAGAAAGATCTCTATCACCAGCATTCTTACGGCGATTTTCAGCTTTTGGAAGACGGTAAGGAAAATGCTGATGATGAAAATTTCAGCATTATTAAAAAAGCCATTGAAACCTGTTTCGAACGCCAGGGACCGGTTCACATCAATATTCCTTTAGCAGAACCGCTCTACGAACTTGTTTCGGAATTGCCGGAGTTTCCGCCCGTGGAAAAAACCATTCGAAAACCGCAGTTTGAGTTTACGCCGAATTTCGCCGCAGACTGGAACACCTCAAAACGGATTATGATTTTGGTAGGCACGCGCGATCACAGTGAGGAGCTTGACATGCAGCTATCGCAACTGGTTAAAAATCATAGCGTTGTTGTTTTAAAAGAAGCCAATTCGAATTTGCGTCAGGAGAAATTTTTTGGCCATATAGACCGGTATATTTTCAACTTTTCCGATGAAGATTTTAAAACGTACGCACCGGATTTGCTCATCACCATCGGGCAAAACGTAGTTTCAAAGAAAGTGAAGCAATTTCTTCGCAACACCAAACCTGCACATCATTGGCACATTGATGAATTCTGGCATCCCGACACCTATTTTTCCTTAAGTGAAAAAATAAAGACCACACCGGAAAAATTCCTTGCTAAAATGCTGAATTTTATCAAATTGGAACCGAGTGCCTATTACAATTTATGGGACGTGCTGCGCGATAAAAAAGATGCAAAACACGATGAATGTTGCCGGGCAACGCCTTTTTCGGATTTTAAATTTTTCGAAATTTTAGCCGCGAAACTGCCAAAAAATATCAATCTTCATATCAGCAATTCCTCCGCAATCCGCTACGCGCAGCTTTTCGATTTTCCGAACAATAATATTTATTGCAACCGCGGCACCAGCGGCATCGACGGTTCAACTTCCACCGCAATGGGTTATGCGATGAAAAGTCCGGAACAAACGCTTTTGGTGACAGGCGAAATCAGTTTTTTCTACGATATTAACGGTTTGTGGAACAATTACATCCCACCGTACACGCGAATAATTATTTTTAATAATGGCGGCGGCGACATTTTTAAAATTATTCCCGGACCAAGCTCTACCAAAGCGTTAGACGAATTTATCATGACTACACATCACAAAAATGCGGAACATCTGGCAAAACATTTCGGTTTCGGATATACGAAAGTTGATGATGAAGACACACTGATTCGTGTTTTGGATAATTACTTTAAGCCGGATGAAAAACCAAAAATTCTTGAAGTTGATACTTCAGAAATTGAAAATGCGGAAATATTAAAAAACTACTTTAAGTTTTTAAAGTAG